The Microbacterium sp. LKL04 sequence CGCCGATGCCGTCGCCCGAGGCGTCCGCGAAGGAGCGGGGGTAGATCTGGTAGATCACGGCGGTGCGCCACCACTCGGCGCCGGGCCGGCTCTCGCCGATCGGAGCGAGCGTCGAGGTGACGGTCGGGGAGGGGGTCGAAGTCATGCGCGCCAGCCTAGCGCAAGCGCTTGCGCACGCGGTATCAGACGCTGTCGAGTACCCTCGACCCAGTGAATCCCGACGCACTCGCCCGAGCCGAAGCGCTCATCGCGACGATCCCCGACTTCCCCGAACCCGGCATCCTCTTCCGCGACATCTCGCCGCTGCTGGCCGACCCCGCGGGGCTCCGCACCATCGCGATGGCCATGGCCGAGCCGTTCATCGGCTCGTTCGACGTCGTCGCGGGCGTCGAAGCGCGCGGCTTCCTGCTCGCCGGCGCGATCGCGATCGCCTCGGGCACCGGTCTCGCCCCGATCCGCAAGGCGGGCAAGCTTCCGCGTCCCGCCGGCTCGGTGAGCTACGACCTCGAGTACGGCAGCGCGACGATCGAGATGTCGGGCGACCTGTCCTCCGGCGCGCGCGTCCTGCTCGTCGACGACGTCCTCGCCACGGGTGGCACGCTCCGCGCCGGGCAGCAGCTGCTCGAGCAGCTCGGCTACAGCCTCGCCGGCACGTCGGTGCTGATGGAGCTCACCGCGCTCGGGGGCCGCTCCGTCTGCGGCCCCGTGCACAGCGTGTTCACGGTCTGATCAGGTCCGGATCACGACGTTCTCGGGCTCCTCGCCCGCGAGCAGGTGCCCGATCTGGCGACGCAGCAGCCGCACGATCCGGGGGTGCATCGCATCGGTCGCCCCGCCGACGTGCGGCGCGATGACGACGCCGTCGAGCGTCCACAGCGGGTGGTCCGCGGGGAGCGGTTCGGGGTCGGTGACGTCGAGGGCCGCTCGGATGCCGCGGCTCCGGATGTGCGCGACGAGGGCGTCCGTGTCGATCAGCGACCCCCGTCCCACGTTGACGACGAGGGCGCCGTCGGGCAGGGCGGCGAGGAACGCGTCGTCGATGATGTGCCGGGTCTGGTCGCCTCCGGGGAGCGAGGTAACGACGATGTCGACGCCGGGGAGGAGGTCCGGCAGCTCGTCGACGCTGTGCACACGGATGCCGTCCTCGTCGCGCGCGCTCGAGGCGACCGGTACCAGGTCGACCTCGAAGGGGGCGAGACGTGCGGCGATCGCCTTGCCGACGCCGCCGTAGCCGAGCACCAGGATGCGGCGGTCGGCGAGACCGGTGGCCTGGAACGGCGACCAGTCGCCCTTCTCCTGCGCGCGGACGAACCGGTCGATGCCGCGCTGCGCTGTGAGCGTCAGGGCGACGGCGAGTTCCGCGGTGGCCGCCTCGTGAACGGTCGTGGCGTTCGCGAAGACCGTACCGGCGGGCAGGCGGTCTTCGATGCCTTCGTAGCCGATCGCCTGAC is a genomic window containing:
- a CDS encoding adenine phosphoribosyltransferase; this translates as MNPDALARAEALIATIPDFPEPGILFRDISPLLADPAGLRTIAMAMAEPFIGSFDVVAGVEARGFLLAGAIAIASGTGLAPIRKAGKLPRPAGSVSYDLEYGSATIEMSGDLSSGARVLLVDDVLATGGTLRAGQQLLEQLGYSLAGTSVLMELTALGGRSVCGPVHSVFTV
- a CDS encoding 2-hydroxyacid dehydrogenase translates to MASISVSVPSARLAEDLSDIDGADVFVWKMDAASPRPRIDIVVPPYMSGQDPLARLEGVEVGLVQGQAIGYEGIEDRLPAGTVFANATTVHEAATAELAVALTLTAQRGIDRFVRAQEKGDWSPFQATGLADRRILVLGYGGVGKAIAARLAPFEVDLVPVASSARDEDGIRVHSVDELPDLLPGVDIVVTSLPGGDQTRHIIDDAFLAALPDGALVVNVGRGSLIDTDALVAHIRSRGIRAALDVTDPEPLPADHPLWTLDGVVIAPHVGGATDAMHPRIVRLLRRQIGHLLAGEEPENVVIRT